Genomic DNA from Leptospira venezuelensis:
TGGGAAAGTTTGAATGTTGTAGTTCCTTGGAATAAAAATCGTTTTCAATTCACCCACAAATTATTCGGATTAGGAGCAAAAGGAAAAGTCACAACTGCTTCTAAATCATACGAATTCAATCCTAAGGATTCATTTGGAGTTCTAGATTATGGAAGGGGAGTGTGGCCTTATTTCAGCAAATGGAATTGGGCATCCATGTCTTATCGTCCAGGCAATAATGAAGTTTATGGAATGAATCTCGGTGGTGGTTGGACAGACGGAACTGGAACCACTGAAAATGCTCTTCTGATTAATGGTAGAATTTATAAAATTCCTTCCGTGATTGCTTTTGAGTTCGATAAAAAAGATCCTAAAAAACCTTGGATGATCTATTCCAAGGAAAGTAAGGCAGTCGAGCTTGTATTTACTCCTGATTTTCACAGAAAGGCTTATTCCAATATGGGATTAATTGCTTCTAAAGTAAATCAGATGATCGGAAGTTTTGACGGCGTATTCCGTATCGGCAAAAGTGAATTTAGGATTGAAAGTGGGCAAGGCTGGGCAGAGGATCATATCGCTCGCTGGTAGGTCAGAATGATTAAACTTTCTGAATATTCGACAGAACCGAACGAAGATCTTTCCAAAGAGAAAGCGGAAGAACTTCGCCTGAAGGAATTGGAAAGGATAGAAGAACTGCAGATTCGCCTTTTTGCAGGTAAAAAGAAATCATTACTCATCATACTTCAGGGAGTGGATGCTTCGGGAAAAGACGGATCGGTCAAAAGACTATTTTCTGTTTTAAATCCTTTAGGCTGCACTTGCAAGGCATGGAAGGCTCCTACACAAGAAGAGTTGAGTCGTGACTTTCTTTGGAGAATCCATAAAGAACTTCCACAAAAAGGTTGGATCCAGATCTTCAATCGATCTCATTACGAGGATATTTTAGTTCCATACGTTTCCGAAAGTTTATCTAAAGATAAGTTGAAAGAACGAGTAGATTTCATAGATTCTTTTGAAGAATTTATCTATAAGGAAAATCATACTCATATCCTAAAATTTTTCTTACATATATCCCAAGAAGAGCAAATCAAAAGGATAGAAGAGAGATTATCCAATCCTGAAAAGAATTGGAAGTTTGATCCAAGCGACCTAGAGGCTCATAAAAATTTTAAAAAATACCAGAACGCGTATGAATGGGTATTTTCTCATTCAAAAGATCGTTTTCCTTGGGTGATCGTTCCTTCTGACAAGAAATGGTATAGGGACTATCTGATAGCAAAGTCAGTTCGTAAAGAATTGGAAGATATGGATCTTAAATATCCTAAGTTGGAAGTCCAACCAGGTAAGATCTGACCTAGTTTTCTTTTTCATTTTTTTCTGAATTTTTGTAATTTAGGGGTTGACCTCTATAGTGCGGTGCAATATGAATGGATTGTGCGCTGCACCAAAAGTGTGGCGGAAAAAGGAGAGAAAAATGGAAAAACAACTGTTGGACATTCTTAATGCTGGAATCGGACTTTTGAAATCTGGACAAGAAGGATTAGACAAAGCGAAAGTGGATTTGGAAAAAACCTACGGAGAATTAGTAGCTAAAGGTGCTGCAGACAATTCTGAAGGTTCTGTAAAAATTCGCGAATCTGTGGATAAACTTTTGAACGAAATCAAAGAAGTTTCCACCGTTGCTGGTAAAAACTACGAAGAAACTCGTGGTAAAATCGTTGAGAAGTACAATCAAATCTCCGAAGAGATCAAAAAACGCGTTCCAGAAGGCCAATTAGAAGCAGTTAAAGCTAAATTGACCGAAGTAGCTGAAACAATCAAAGCTACTGCAAAAGGAAAA
This window encodes:
- a CDS encoding DUF2804 domain-containing protein, whose protein sequence is MNLETEIQQPTILCDPSGKVNRNAIGWSKTPLHRCNVKGHWLRKKKWNYWCFYDQNFLASFTVSDIDYAGVIFCYWLDRRTGEFQEATVITPFGKGTLLGQTVSSTARYEGKEGFLDFQIDENGNYKIKVDFLKGTNKSIQADLTLEVPNQWESLNVVVPWNKNRFQFTHKLFGLGAKGKVTTASKSYEFNPKDSFGVLDYGRGVWPYFSKWNWASMSYRPGNNEVYGMNLGGGWTDGTGTTENALLINGRIYKIPSVIAFEFDKKDPKKPWMIYSKESKAVELVFTPDFHRKAYSNMGLIASKVNQMIGSFDGVFRIGKSEFRIESGQGWAEDHIARW
- a CDS encoding PPK2 family polyphosphate kinase, with protein sequence MIKLSEYSTEPNEDLSKEKAEELRLKELERIEELQIRLFAGKKKSLLIILQGVDASGKDGSVKRLFSVLNPLGCTCKAWKAPTQEELSRDFLWRIHKELPQKGWIQIFNRSHYEDILVPYVSESLSKDKLKERVDFIDSFEEFIYKENHTHILKFFLHISQEEQIKRIEERLSNPEKNWKFDPSDLEAHKNFKKYQNAYEWVFSHSKDRFPWVIVPSDKKWYRDYLIAKSVRKELEDMDLKYPKLEVQPGKI
- a CDS encoding phasin-related domain-containing protein yields the protein MEKQLLDILNAGIGLLKSGQEGLDKAKVDLEKTYGELVAKGAADNSEGSVKIRESVDKLLNEIKEVSTVAGKNYEETRGKIVEKYNQISEEIKKRVPEGQLEAVKAKLTEVAETIKATAKGKA